TGCTTTTGCTTTCCCATTCTTTAATATGGATATATTCGCCATAGTAATTCCTACTTTTTCAGATAGTTCTGTTACACTCATCTTTCTTTTTGCAAGCATAACATCAACATTAACTATAATTGCCATATCTCTACCTCAAATCGTCAAATCATTTTCCTGTTTTAATTCACATGCTTTTAGCACCAAATGTGACAAAGCCATACTTAGAATCGTAAGAGAACATCCAACAAACAGAATAAGTATAATCAACAGTAAAATTAAAGGATGTAGTATTTTTGCTACAAACAGCAGACTACCACCAACAATATAGATGCAGCAATCTATTAATATAAATTTGCTGATTGACTTTAAAGAAAGGGCGTTGTCTATACAAAAAGAATTGTCCTGTTTTACATTTTGGCAGATTTTTAAAAACTTCCAAAGGGAAAGATAACAGGGAACAGCTGTTATCCATATAAAAATTTGAAACACAATGCGCATATTACGTATTTTCAATTCCTCAGGAATAAAGTCTCTGCTTAACTCCGGCAAAAGAACAATTAAAAATACAATACCTAATGTGCCGGCTACAAAAGCTATCCCATTAAGCCAGACAGCCATTTCTTTTTGCCTCATATTCATTCCTCCCATAAGTGATATGTTTTTATAGAATGTTTACATCATAGATTTCATTTGTGGATACTGCACAAAGATACACAAGTGAATATCTTATTGAGTTACTATACTATGAGCAGAAAGCATTGTCAATATATTTTTATTGTTTTACAATAAATTATTATTATATTACAACAATTATATTATATTAATATTTCAATCTATATGTTTAATACTATCTACAAATCATTTAATACACCTTTTTTACAATTGAGGTATATTTACAACACGACTTTTAAGTGATACACTTCTAGATAATCATTACAACCTTACAAAGGAGGCATATAATGGGCGAATTATATATTGACCCTGTTTTATATACCGGCAGACCGATGCCGGAAGGCAGACTTTTAAAAGAAATGCGGGTTTATGACTGAATACCTAGATATCACTCCAGGCTCTGTTAGTGTTCTGGGACTGATGAATGATAAAGATTGCAAAGTACAACTCTTAATAGATAAAGATATATTACAGCAGGAATATATAGGTTGTCATCCCTGTGTTAATACAGCCAGCTTAAAGATTTCTCTCAAGGATTTGCTTAGCCGGTGTTTGCCTTATATAAAATATGATATAACCTTTGTAGAACTTTAGTGGAATAGTAGTCATAAATATGTCCTTGCTTCGGTATAATGAAGAAAAGACAGTTATAAACAGATGGGTATTACATTGAAAGACTCTCTTCAACTTTTGATTTCAACGCGTGCTATTGCACGCAGATGGGAATAGGAATAGGAATAAGAATGAAAATATTAGTTGATGCGGACGCTTGTCCCGTAAAACACATTATAGAACGAGTGGCAAAAGGTCTTAATATACCAGTTGTCATGGTTATTGATACAAGTCATATTCTAGAATCTGATTATAGTAAAATAATACAAGTTAGTAAAGCACCGGATGCTGTAGATATCGCTTTAATCAACCGCACGAATTCCGGAGATATCGTAGTGACTCAGGATTATGGAGTTGCCTCTATGGCACTGGGTAAGAGAGCCCTTGCAATTAACCAGAATGGCCGATATTACACCGAAGAAAATATTGACCTATTAATGTTTGAACGCCACCTGTCTAAAAAACAGCGTAAAGCAGGAGGACGTATCGCCTCCATGAAAAAACGTTCTAAAGAAGATGATGAAAAGTTTGAACTTGCATTTTATAAATTATGCAGCCAAAATAAACTTAAGGGGATTAAAGTCTCAAAAACAGACTAAATCCCCTGCCAACTATAAGACGTTCAATTATAAGACTGCCTCTAAAAGTTTTTTGCTATACCCATGAGAAGGTTCTGTAAACAATACAGAAACTGGTGCCTCTTCTACAATCTCCCCCTGGTACATAACGCATACCCTATCGCACATTTTGTGTATCACTTTTAAATCATGGGATATAAAGAGATAGGAAAGCTTGTACTCCTCCCTTAGTTCTTTTAGTAAATCCAGAATCTGTGCCTGTACAGTTACATCCAGTGCAGAAACCGGTTCATCAAGAACAATAAATTTTGAATTTTGAATTAATGCTGCACCAATGGCAATTCTTTGTCGCTGCCCGCCACTAAGCTGGGATAGATACCTGTCCTTATAGGAGGTATTTAAGCCAATTCTTACAAGTATGTTATCTACCTTATCCTGTCTTTCTTCTTTCCCGTACCCGCTTCCCGAAAGTTTTAAGGGTTCTTCCAGTATCCACCCAACCTTTTTTGAAGGATTTAAACTTTGGTAAGGATCCTGGAAAACCATGCGGGGAGCCTTCTCTGCTAACTTGATATTTCCCTTCCAGTTATCAACCAGCCCTAATACAGCTTTTGCCAGAGTTGTTTTGCCACTGCCACTCTCGCCTACAATTCCAAGGCTTTCTCCTTCTAACAAATGCAGAGACACCCTATTTACAACCTGCTTATACGATTTTTCTTTCAAAAAACCCTTTGCTTTTTCTTCATATTTGACTTCCAAATCCCTAACAGACAAGATTACCTCTTCACTAGGACTATTTATTATAGAAACTGAGGATGCTTTAGCACCCTGCCTCATATTATCAATTACCGGCACAGCTTCAATTAATTCTTTTGTATAACTGGTTTTAGGGGATGAAAAAATCTCTTCAACTAACCCCTGCTCTTCAATCTTACCATTCTTCATAACCAGAGCCCTAGAGCAGATTTGTCTGATCACACCCAAGTCATGAGATATTAGCAATATGGCTGTATTATAATCCTTTTGTAACTTTTGAAGAAGCTTTAATATCTGCGCCTGAAGGGTAACATCCAAAGCAGTGGTCGGCTCATCGGCTATTAATAGTCTGGGCTTGCATATCATTGCCATGGCAATCATTACTCTCTGCCTCATACCTCCTGACAATTGATGAGGATACATGTAATACAACTCTTTTGCACCCTTTAACCCTGCTTCTTCAAAAGCTGCATATATCTTTGTTTTCCTCTGCTCTCCACTTAAGCTTTTTTCATGAAGAAGCAGCATTTCTTCTATCTGAAACCCTATTGTCATCACTGGATTTAAGGAGGTCATAGGTTCTTGAAATATCATAGACATTTCTTTCCCTTTTAACTGCCTCAATTCCTGCTTCTTTAAACTTAATAAATTTTTACCCAAAAACATAAGTTTTCCACCAAATACTTTGGCAGACTCTGGTAAAAGTCCTGCTATTGCAAGGGCTGTCATGGTTTTACCGGAACCGGATTCCCCTACTAAACCAAGTATCTCTCCGTGTTTTAAAGAAAAGGTTATGCCATCTATTACTGTATTTTTTTCTCTTCTTACCGGAAACCCCAAGGTAAGACCCTCCACCTTGACTAATATATCTTCTTTTTCCTGCATGTTAAACTCCCATCTGTGTGCAATTACGCACGTACTAATCAGGATGCTAAAAAAGTTTAAGTCTCTAACTTTCATTAATGAGACTAAAACCAAGTACCGTGATTACAATCATAAAACCTGGTGCAAGTGCATACCAGGGTGCATTAAATAAAAAAGACTGCGCTTCTGAGAGCATCCTTCCAAGGCTTGCATCAGGAGGCTGCACGCCAAGCTGCAAATAGCTCATACCGGCTTCTGCCAATACCGCATTATTAAAGCCTATGGTTAAAGAAGATAACAGTATAGGCCTGGTGTTGGGCAGAATATGGACAAACATAACACGAAAATCTCTTGCCCCCATTAACTTGGCATTTTTAACAAAATCCATTTCTTTATATTGAATAAACTCACTACGGATAACTCTTGCAAAGCTAGGAACAAAAATAATTCCTAATGCTAAAATAACATTATATTTACCGGCTCCCGCCACACTTACAAAAATTAAAGCCAGCAAAATACTTGGAAATGAAGCAATTCCATCATTGACCCGCATTATTATTTCATCCAGCAGGCCTCCATAATAGCCTGTCAAGGCACCGATAAAGGTACCTATTCCACCGCCTATGATAATTGTAGAGATTGCTACAAAAAATGTAGTTTTCGCACCTGTCATTACCCGGCTTAAAATATCCCGTCCGAAGTTATCGGTACCAAAAGGATGGCTAAAGGTAGGTGCTGCATTCTTTAAGGTACTGTTCATCTCATTAGGGTCATAAGGTGTATAGAATATTCCTATCAATACGAATAGAGCAACCAGACTAACTAGCACTACTCCCACCACACGGCTTACTTGTTTATGGTTTTTTCTTATGTTCACTTATTTTCTCCTCACTCTGGGGTCAATCCATTGATATAATATATCCACCAAAAAGTTTGTAAGAATTACTACGGCTGCAATATATAGAATTATAACCTGCACAATGGGGTAATCCCTGTTGGATATAGCCGTAACCAAAGTCCGCCCAAGGCCTGGCAGCCCAAAGACTTGTTCAATGATTATGCTCCCTGCCATAACATCAGCTGTAATCATGGCTAGAAAGGTAAGTACCGGTATAAAGGCATTCTTTAATACATGGCGATATAAGATTACCTGTTCTGTATGTCCCTTGCTTCTGGCTGTTCTCACATAATCCAGATGCAGCTGCCTTAATATAGAGCTGCGCAAAAATTTTACTACCATAGCTGTTTTAGGTATTGCTATAGCAAGAGCAGGATATAAAAGATAACTCAGAAATTTTCCAAAGTCTTCATTATAACTAATATAGTTTCCCGGCATAAACCATTTTAACAGTAGTCCAAAGACAAGGGTAAGAATGATACCTAAAAAAAATGGTGGAATTGCCATGGCCAGATGGGTGATAAAGGTGATAAGTCGGTCAGCGAATCCGCCTTCCTTTTTTGCCGCTCCAATACCAAGTGGAATAGAGAACAGAAGTATAAATATCATGGATAGTAAAGCTAACCATAGCGTTACCGGCAGTCTGTCTCTTAGTAATCCACTTACTGGTATATTATATTGGAAGGAGTTTCCGAAATCCCCTGTAATTGCCCCCTTAAACCAAGATAGGTACCTTACGAGAACATTTTCATTTAACCCCAGTTGCTCTCTTAAAGCTTCTACAGCTTCAGGAGTCGCAGAGGTTCCCAGGGAAGTCAGCACACTATCCCCCGGTATAATTTGAAATGCCATAAATGTAAAAAGGGATACAAGAAATAAAGTAATCAGCAAAGCTGCTGTTTTTTTCAAAACGTAACGCATGTAAACTCCCGTCTATGTGCTTTAGCACATATTTAAATCAAGACGATTGAAGAATCGTTTTTTCAATTTAATCCCGTCTAGGTGCTTTGGCACACATCTAAATCAAGACGATTGAAGAATCGTTTTTTCAATTTAATCCCGTCTATGTGCTTTGGCACACATCTAAATCAAGACGATTGAAAAATCCTTTTTTCAATTTAATCCCGTCTATGTGCTTTGGCACACATCTAAATCAAGACGATTGAAAAATCCTTTTTTCAATTTAATCCCGTCTCTATATAATTTCGGGTGCCTATCAGGGCACCCAAATTGTTTATTCTGTAAAATAAATAGAAGACATATCTTGTATATAAACCGGATAGAAAGTATATCCGCCAAGTTTAGGATTTACTGCTACCAGTAACGCAGGATCCTGAATGTATACAGAAGCTGCATCATGTGCCAGAATGGTTTGCAATTGTTTGTAGGTAGTTATCTTTTCCTCGTCAGAAACTGTTTCAATCGCCTTTTCTAGCAGTTTATCAAATTCTGTATTGCTGTAATTCAAGAAATTATTACGAGCGGTTGTCTTGTATCGGTCCAAAACATCCCGACCTGCTAACTTAGCATCCAGTCCAATGATAGTCGCTTCATATTTTCTTTCGGTATAAACATCGCTTAGCCAGCTTGCCCATTCCACCTGTTTTATATCAGCTGTTATCCCCACCTGCTTTAACTGCTCAGTAATTACCTGAGCCGTATCCACATGGAATTTATAATTGGATGGAACCGTTATGGTAAAACTAAAGCCACTTGGATAACCGGCTTCTGCCAGCAATTCTTTTGCTTTAGCCACATCATAAGTATACATACCTGTTAAATCTTCATAATATTTTGCAAAACCGGTAAACATATTACTTCCGATAATCCGTCCTTTACCTCCTGCTACAAAGTCCAGTAAGGACTGTTTATCAATTGCATAGTTTAAAGCCTGTCTTACTTTTATGTTATTAAAGGGCTCGACTGCATTATTTAAAAATAGTGCCTGTACCAGATTCATATTACCTTCTTCAATACGAAAACTTCCTTTTAGCTGTTCCGCCTGTGCCTCTGTCAAATAGGCAAAAATATCAATGGAACCGCCTAATAATTCAACAACTGCCGAATCAGCATTAGGTGCAATCTTAAAGGTTACCTTATCCAAATAGGGTTTTCCTGCTATATAATACTCTTCGTTTTTTTCCACTACCAGCTTTTCCATGGGAGAATAGGAAACAAATTTAAAAGGTCCCGTCCCAATTGGCGCTGTATCTTGCTTTTCGTAGCTCTCTGGTATAATAGCGACGGTTAAATAGCCGATTAGTTCTGTATCGGCTTCTTTTAACACTAGCTCTACCGTTGAATCGTCTACCTTGTTTACTTCCGAAACATTATTAAGCGCCGATTCGACCACAACAGAGGAATCTGTTGTTTTAAGCAAACCGGCGCTTCTTTTTAAGGAATATACAACGTCGTCGGCTGTCACTAAGCTGCCGTTATGAAATTTAACTCCGGACTTTAGCTTGAAGGTATACACCTTCCCACCCGTGGATATTTCATAACTTTCCGCTACAGCCGGAACTAAATTACCATCTTTATCAGGCTTTACGAGCCCTTCGAAAATATTGAATAATACTTCTTTAGTTCCTGCCGCTACTGCTTTGTGTGGGTCAAGACTATCTAGATCCTGTGAAATAGCTACTACTATTGATCCGCCCTCAACCGGAGTCTTAGTTTCTGGACTGGCTTCTGTCGGCGTAGTCGAAGATGTATCATTAGCAGGAGTTTCTTCTTTGTTCGTACTATTCTTATCACCTCCACATCCGTAAAGTGCAATAGAAAGTACTAGCATTGTGAGCATGAATAAAGTGAATTTGCTTCTCTTCTTCATCTTAACTCCTCCTTATGAAATTTTAGATTTGGATAATACCTAACATGTTTCATTACAATCTTTTAACAATCATACTAATTTCAGTTAGTATACCCAAAATCATATTTTATCATATACTTTTCGAGCCAAAATTTCAAGTAAAATTTTATATAGAATGACAAAATAGTTTTCTGATTTATCATAACAACTTTATTTATATTCAGTACTAGACTTTAAAAAATGTACTGCATATTTCCTGAGAATTAACTCTCGCAAGCCCAAGTGTCGTAAGTCTTAATTCCGGGATAACAGATAAGCTTATAAAGGCAAGCGTCATGAAAGGGTCAATACCTTTCCTGACACCAAGCTTTTTCGCCTCTTTTTTCATCTTTTCCAACAGTTTATCCACAGAAGCGGCACTTTCCCCTGACATTAATCCACCAATAGGGAGTGGTAATTCCCCAAGTACTTTTCCATTTGAAACCATAGCTAAGCCGCCTTGGTTTTTTCTAACGATGTTAGCAGCTAAAACCATATCTTTTTCATTGCACCCAGCTACAATTAAATTGTGTGCATCGTGGGACACGCTGGACGCTATAGCTCCCCCCTTTAAACCATAACCCTTAATTAACCCCAGCCCAATATGCCCTGTGTTATGATGTCTTTCAATCGCTGCCAGTTTTATAATATCATCTTTTAAGTATATTCCGCTTTTTACACTGAATTCTGACGTATCAGGTACCGGCAGCACCAGTTCTTTAGTCAATAATTCTCCTGGTATTAATTCAATTACCCGCATATACGTGCCATCTTCTCGAAATAAAAAATCTTCTTCTTCTAACTCTTTCACGTGAATGGACTGCATTACTCTCTCTTGTTCATACTGTATATCAGGTTTTTGACTGCTTACACTGCCCTCTTCCTTCCTGCAAACCGTACTATCCTTAAGAATAACTCCATTCTCTGCAACTAGTACTCCTTCTTTATATACAGCCTGAACTTTAAAATCAACCAAGTCTTCAAGTATTACCAAGTCTGCTTTATAGCCCGGTGCTATAGCACCATTTTCACGTAGTCCGTAACACTTTGCAGGATGGAGAGTTACCATCTTAACAGCATGAACAGGAGCAGCACCTAAATGTACTGCCTTTTGCAAAAGATAATCTACATGACCGGACCTTTCAAGCTCTCCCGGATGTTTGTCATCTGTCACCAGCATACAGCGTTGAGAATATGGCGGTTTCAGTAATGCCTTTAAGCCCTCCATATTTTTAGCGGCAGTACCCTCCCTAATCATAATCCACTGCCCTCTACTCAGTTTAGCCATGGCTTCTTCTACCGTGCTGCATTCATGGTCATTAACTACACCTGCACACACATAGGCATTTAAAGCCTTTCCGCTAAGTCCTGGCCCGTGTCCGTCAATTATTTTGCCATAAGCTTTTGCTAAAGCAATTTTATTTAAAAGGTCCTCTTCTCCCTGAACAGTACCATAGAAATTCATTACCTCTGCTAACCCTAGTACCTGATCTTCTGCCATAAAAGGTGCTAAATCATCTGCTTTTATTACTGCCCCGGATTCCTCTAAAGCCGTTGCAGGCACGCAGGAAGGAAGCATAAAATAAATCTTTAGCGGAAGCTGCTCTGCCTCTTTTAGCATATATTTAAGTCCCGAATCTCCAGCAACATTCACAATCTCATGTGGATCTGTAATAACAGCAGTTGTCCCGTGGGGAACTACCGTGTCACTAAAAACTTTTGGGGACAGCATAGAACTTTCGATATGGATATGAGCATCAATAAACCCTGGGCTCAGATATTTTCCTGTACAATCAATTATGATTGGTATTTCTGTATTTTTGCAGTTATATTCCTCATTACTTTCCTTATTCTTACCTGTCTTAAGTATACTGTTTTTCTTTTCATATTCCGCAGAATAATTTCCTATTCCAACAATATAACCCTTATAAACTGCAACATCTCCTATTTCTATTTCATCCGTAAAAACATTTATGATTCCTGCATTTTTATAAATACAATCTGGAGGTATTCTGCCCGCAGCAGCATCTACTAATTCCTGCTGTTTCTTAATCATCTCTATATCTTTTTTCTCTATTACTGTATTACAATTCATCTTCTCTCCCATAGCAGCCTCCCTTTTATCGTCCTGATTACTGTGCTATTATATTAATGATTAGGATATAATGACTCAAAATATGGTATACCATATATATGCAGTATTACTTAACCCATTCCATAAATTTTTATCTTCTATCTTATCATAATAATTCCTTGTGTCAATCCTAAAATATAACTTACACAGCAAATATATAAATGACCCTTTATTAACACATAAACTTATGTGTCCTGCTTTATGAAACATTTTTTTGAAAAATTCATGGCGCTTACAACAGATAATTTGTAGCTATTGGCACTAGAGAGGCGGTTTGTTCTTTCCTACAATGTAAAGCACCTCCAAACCCTAGCAAATGCTTTGCTAAAGTTGGAGGTGCCTCTTCTATTCCATGAATTATTGTACTGTTTAACCCAAAATCACTTCTACTTCATGTAATTTTCCATCCAATGCCACGGGTATTATATTTCCTTCAACAACTTTTCCATCGACCGTCAGACTGGCAATACCTGCAGATACATGATTAGGATTCTTAACTGTTATCTTATAGGTATCCCCTCTAAAACTTCTGGTTACCTGATACCCCTCCCAGTCTCTTGGTATGGAAGGGTCTACTTTCAGACCATCATAATCGGGTTTAATACCTAAAATAAACTGTGATATAGCTACAAAATTCCAGGACGCAGTTCCTGTCAGCCAGGAGTTCTTCGCTTCACCAAAACGTTTTGCATCCTTTCCTGCAACCATCTGTGAATACACATAAGGCTCCATTCTATGAATTTCACTATATTCCTCGGTGTAAGCAGGCGCTATTCTTGTATAGTAATCAAAGGCTTTGTCTCCTCTTCCCATGACTGCTTCTGCACACATTATCCATGCATTGTTATGACAAAAGATTCCTGCATTTTCTTTGTAGCCGGCAGGATAGGTTGAGATTTCGCCATATTCTACATAATATTTTGTAAAAGCCGGATTATTAAGTACCAGACCGTATTTAGTCCCAAGTCTTTCTTCCACTGCATCTAGCGCTTTTATTGCCTTACCGTCTTCTATTCCACATCCACCCATTACACAAAAACCTTGGGATTCAATAAATATTTTACCTTCTTCACATTCGTTACTGCCAACTTTTCTTCCAAAATCATCATAGGCACGTAAAAACCACTCGCCATCAAATCCATGCTCCATGATAACATCTTTCATTTTCCTGACTTCCATCGTTGCTCTATCCGCTTCTGCTGTATTACCCACTTTTTCCATTAGGGCTGTATACTCTTTTCCGATATATACAAACATACCAGCGATCATAACAGACTCTGCCACCCTTCCGTCCTTACTGGTGGTTGTCTGGAAGGATTCGCCCGGTTCCATGGAAAAGCAGTTTAAATTCAGGCAGTCATTCCAGTCTGCTCTGCCAATCAGCGGAAGCCCATGCGGTCCAAGATTGTTTATAACATGATCAAAGGCACGCTTAATATGATCAGAAAGAGGTGCCGCTTTGCTGGTATCGTTATCATATGGCGTCATTACATCCAGTATTGAATAATCTCCGGTTTCTTTGATATAAGCAACTACCGCTAAAACCAGCCATAATGGATCGTCGTTAAAATTACCGCCGATTTCGTCATTTCCTCTCTTAGTTAAAGGCTGATACTGATGATACGCTCCTCCGTCCTCTAACTGAGTAGATGCCAAGTCAATTATTCTTTCTCTTGCTCTGTCAGGAATCTGATGCAGGAAACCTAACAAATCCTGATTAGAATCTCTAAATCCCATTCCTCTGCCGATTCCTGATTCAAAATAGGAAGCACTTCTGGATAGATTAAAAGTAACCATACATTGATATTGATTCCATATATTGACCATACGGTTTAATTTATCATCACCGGATGCCAGGTTGTACTTAGATAGCAGCTCTTCCCAGTAATTAGAAAGTTCTTCTAAGGCTTTATCTACTGCGTCTGCGGTTGCAAATTTTGCAATCATAGCTTCTGCCTTTTGTTTATTGATAACATTCTTAGATTCCCATTTTTCCTCTAAAGAATTTTCTACGTACCCTAATATAAATACAAGTTCTCTTGATTCCCCCGGCTCCAACGTCAATAAAAGACTGTGGGAAGCAATAGGTGACCAACCATCTGCGACGGAATTATTAGATTTCCCGGCTGCAACTGCCTGAGGATTATCAAAGCCATTATAAGTTCCAAGAAAGCTTTCCCTGTCTGAATCGTAACCATCTATAGGAGCATTTACTGAGAAAAAGGCATAATGGTCTCTTCTTTCTTTATATTCCGTCTTATGATAGATAACTGAACCCTTTATTTCAACCTCTCCGGTGTTGAAATTTCTCTGGAAGTTGGCTTGATCGTCCTGGGCATTCCACAAGCACCACTCAAGAAAAGAAAAAAGTTTCACTTCTTTTGGCTTTTTACCGGAATTTGTTACAACTACTTTATGTACCTCTCCATTATAATTTAGTGGTACAAAGAAAGTTATCTCTGTTTCTATGTCGTTTCTTTTTCCGGTTATTTTTGTGTATCCCATACCATGGCGGCACTCATATGCATCTAATTCTTTCTTCGCAGGTGAATAACCGGGCGACCAGAATTCACCATTATCATACAGGTAATAATAACGTCCTCCACCCAAATCCAATGGCACATTATTGTATCTGTAACGTGTAATTCTTCTCAACTTTGCATCTTTATAAAAACTATACCCTCCACCGGTATTTGATATAAGTGAAAAAAATTCTTGAGAACCCAGATAATTTATCCAGGGATATGGTGTAGCGGGAGTTGTTATAACATACTCCTTTTTTGCATCATCAAAATAACCGTACTTCATACTGAATCTCCTTTTCTACAGATGGTAGAATTCATCCCCCACTGATTTACTAAAATTTTCGTTACTTTCTAAAACACATAATTTCCAGCTTTATTCAACTGGTAAAAGCTGAAATCTAAAATCCTAAGTATTAAATTTTATGTATTTTTCCCATAAATAGTACGTTTTATGGATTAATTATATAATATTGACCAAACAAATACAATTAGAAGATTCTACAAAAATATTGAACCTTCCTTGTGAAAAATATTGGTTTTTAACCGAAATGTTTCGTATTTTTTCTTATAACCCTATTGTTTGCTAACGAAAATATTTCGATTTTCACTTCCATAATTATACACTCCACAGCTATGAACGTCCTATTTCATTGCTCATTTCATCGGTTTTTTTAGGAATATTTTATAATTAATTTCTTTTATTTAGCCAGTAATTATGGTAAACTAAATCTATTGAATTAAGACTTTACATTCATGTAAGAATTTGAGCCAGATAGGAAAGAGGGATACCCGTGTTAAAAGAAGACCGCTTAAAAGATACGATTTTGGATGATAATGCTGCCATATACAACAATAGAGATAATAAAAGTGAAAAACAAAAACTAAAAGAAATGTCTTTTTCAGAAAAAATCAGCTATCTGAAAACTTACTATCTTACTAAAACCGTCATTATTATTGCCATAATAGGATTTGTAGGGTATTTAGGTTATTCCATCTTATCTCCTAAAGCAGAAAATGTTCTTTACACCGCAATCATTAATTATGCTTTAACAGAGACTGAAGCTGCTAAACTAGAAGAAGACTTTACAAAGCTTCTTGAATTAAATCCTGAGAAGGAGACAGTACTATTTGATGCCAGCTTCTACTTAGGACGCAACGGAGATGTCTCTGAATACACACTATCCAGTGAACAAAAACTTACAACCTATTTATTTGCGGGTGAAATAGACGTCTTAATTGCCCCGGAAGCTGACTTTAAAAAATATGCCGGCTTTGGATACCTTAGTAAATTAACAGATGAATTGCCAACCGATTTGTGCACCCAGTTAGCCGATTCCTTCTTCTATTCCACTACAGAAGATAATCCTGCCTCCGGAGCTTATGGTATCTATCTGGACGGTGCAGAATTATATGACAGTAATGGTAAGGCGATTGAAAATCCGGTAATTGGTATTGTAGTTAATTCAGAGTATAAACCAAACGCCATTGAATTAATACGTTACTTATATCAGAAGTATTAATAGGTGATATGATATAAAAAAGGGGCTGTAAAATAAGTCCTTAATTAAGAATCGCCAGTTCCGACAGATGCCGGTTCTGGTGATTCTTCTTTTTTTTATTTATTTTTTATGATTATGATTGATTTTTCCATAAAAAAGCGTGCACTTAATAAAGCTGTGAGTATAGTTCTTGGATTTTAAGCAGCCAACTTGTTTCTCTGTTTTTTATTATGATATTTATAAAGATTAAAACCACAAGAAA
The nucleotide sequence above comes from Anaerocolumna cellulosilytica. Encoded proteins:
- a CDS encoding dipeptide ABC transporter ATP-binding protein; this translates as MQEKEDILVKVEGLTLGFPVRREKNTVIDGITFSLKHGEILGLVGESGSGKTMTALAIAGLLPESAKVFGGKLMFLGKNLLSLKKQELRQLKGKEMSMIFQEPMTSLNPVMTIGFQIEEMLLLHEKSLSGEQRKTKIYAAFEEAGLKGAKELYYMYPHQLSGGMRQRVMIAMAMICKPRLLIADEPTTALDVTLQAQILKLLQKLQKDYNTAILLISHDLGVIRQICSRALVMKNGKIEEQGLVEEIFSSPKTSYTKELIEAVPVIDNMRQGAKASSVSIINSPSEEVILSVRDLEVKYEEKAKGFLKEKSYKQVVNRVSLHLLEGESLGIVGESGSGKTTLAKAVLGLVDNWKGNIKLAEKAPRMVFQDPYQSLNPSKKVGWILEEPLKLSGSGYGKEERQDKVDNILVRIGLNTSYKDRYLSQLSGGQRQRIAIGAALIQNSKFIVLDEPVSALDVTVQAQILDLLKELREEYKLSYLFISHDLKVIHKMCDRVCVMYQGEIVEEAPVSVLFTEPSHGYSKKLLEAVL
- a CDS encoding YbaK/EbsC family protein, which codes for MTEYLDITPGSVSVLGLMNDKDCKVQLLIDKDILQQEYIGCHPCVNTASLKISLKDLLSRCLPYIKYDITFVEL
- a CDS encoding DUF2975 domain-containing protein, with translation MRQKEMAVWLNGIAFVAGTLGIVFLIVLLPELSRDFIPEELKIRNMRIVFQIFIWITAVPCYLSLWKFLKICQNVKQDNSFCIDNALSLKSISKFILIDCCIYIVGGSLLFVAKILHPLILLLIILILFVGCSLTILSMALSHLVLKACELKQENDLTI
- a CDS encoding YaiI/YqxD family protein, with product MKILVDADACPVKHIIERVAKGLNIPVVMVIDTSHILESDYSKIIQVSKAPDAVDIALINRTNSGDIVVTQDYGVASMALGKRALAINQNGRYYTEENIDLLMFERHLSKKQRKAGGRIASMKKRSKEDDEKFELAFYKLCSQNKLKGIKVSKTD
- a CDS encoding helix-turn-helix domain-containing protein, with product MAIIVNVDVMLAKRKMSVTELSEKVGITMANISILKNGKAKAIKFSTLEKICEALSCQPGDVLEYVPFEDLKE
- a CDS encoding ABC transporter permease — translated: MRKNHKQVSRVVGVVLVSLVALFVLIGIFYTPYDPNEMNSTLKNAAPTFSHPFGTDNFGRDILSRVMTGAKTTFFVAISTIIIGGGIGTFIGALTGYYGGLLDEIIMRVNDGIASFPSILLALIFVSVAGAGKYNVILALGIIFVPSFARVIRSEFIQYKEMDFVKNAKLMGARDFRVMFVHILPNTRPILLSSLTIGFNNAVLAEAGMSYLQLGVQPPDASLGRMLSEAQSFLFNAPWYALAPGFMIVITVLGFSLINES
- a CDS encoding ABC transporter permease, coding for MRYVLKKTAALLITLFLVSLFTFMAFQIIPGDSVLTSLGTSATPEAVEALREQLGLNENVLVRYLSWFKGAITGDFGNSFQYNIPVSGLLRDRLPVTLWLALLSMIFILLFSIPLGIGAAKKEGGFADRLITFITHLAMAIPPFFLGIILTLVFGLLLKWFMPGNYISYNEDFGKFLSYLLYPALAIAIPKTAMVVKFLRSSILRQLHLDYVRTARSKGHTEQVILYRHVLKNAFIPVLTFLAMITADVMAGSIIIEQVFGLPGLGRTLVTAISNRDYPIVQVIILYIAAVVILTNFLVDILYQWIDPRVRRK